From the Bdellovibrio reynosensis genome, one window contains:
- a CDS encoding VOC family protein: METITTKFEFEDFRSRGEQFFQSLIDALAALGLPTHLASDHLCFRVATTEEYQEYKTHLLNHGTLLTEANVNGRPIATFKLHTPFKTKTHEIPLVELPAPKPGANYASGFEHAEFIIEESFETFAARFPEVKFEEPTKKTINAEMCLKLEGKQAKFHHQSLERIIEMEKGES; this comes from the coding sequence ATGGAAACGATCACGACAAAGTTCGAATTTGAAGACTTCAGAAGCCGCGGCGAACAATTCTTCCAGTCCCTCATTGATGCTCTGGCAGCCTTAGGTCTACCAACCCACTTAGCCTCCGACCATCTCTGCTTCCGAGTCGCAACGACCGAAGAATACCAAGAATACAAAACTCACTTATTAAATCATGGTACGCTACTCACTGAAGCCAACGTTAACGGCCGCCCTATTGCCACATTTAAGTTGCACACACCTTTTAAAACAAAGACCCACGAAATTCCTTTGGTAGAACTCCCAGCACCAAAACCAGGAGCGAACTACGCATCGGGCTTTGAACACGCAGAATTCATCATCGAAGAAAGCTTTGAGACATTCGCAGCAAGATTTCCAGAAGTAAAATTTGAAGAACCAACAAAGAAAACAATCAACGCAGAAATGTGCTTAAAACTTGAAGGCAAACAAGCAAAGTTCCATCATCAATCGTTAGAGAGAATTATCGAAATGGAAAAAGGCGAATCTTAA
- a CDS encoding alpha/beta hydrolase, with protein sequence MHTQNFGDLSAITLAPPGNPNGALVLLHGVGSNERNMLELGPILAEDRLIVSLRGPLVLGANAFAWFHVQFTAHGPIHNWDEAKKSLQLIEEALLDLSDKTKIPLEKISIFGFSQGAIMTIGLALQSELPLEKYIASSGRTLPEFAQASEKSPLASYRDRKIFIGHGEYDSKLPVALARNTERILRSADLDLIYKEYPADHSVSPELITDARKWLKSL encoded by the coding sequence ATGCACACGCAAAACTTTGGCGATCTTTCAGCGATAACTTTAGCTCCGCCTGGAAATCCAAACGGAGCTCTGGTTCTTCTTCATGGTGTCGGCAGTAATGAGCGAAATATGCTGGAACTTGGGCCGATTCTTGCCGAAGACCGCCTGATCGTTTCTTTAAGAGGCCCTTTGGTTTTGGGCGCCAATGCTTTTGCGTGGTTTCATGTTCAATTCACAGCTCACGGGCCGATTCATAACTGGGATGAAGCGAAAAAGAGTTTGCAACTTATTGAAGAAGCTTTGTTGGATCTTTCTGATAAAACGAAAATCCCGTTAGAGAAGATTTCTATTTTTGGTTTTAGCCAAGGCGCGATCATGACTATCGGTTTGGCTTTGCAATCAGAACTTCCGCTTGAAAAGTACATTGCATCTTCTGGGCGAACTCTGCCTGAATTTGCACAGGCTTCTGAAAAATCGCCTTTAGCAAGTTACAGAGATCGGAAAATTTTTATCGGCCACGGGGAATATGATTCTAAACTTCCAGTAGCTCTTGCCAGAAATACCGAGCGAATTCTTCGTTCGGCCGATTTGGATTTGATTTATAAGGAATACCCAGCCGACCATTCCGTTTCCCCTGAGCTTATTACCGATGCAAGAAAGTGGCTTAAGTCGTTATGA
- the murJ gene encoding murein biosynthesis integral membrane protein MurJ, which yields MSQEARVLKEDRKKVFKRAFSMASGTLTSRILGLLRDMALGALFDRMITDAWSAAFRIPNFFRRLLGEGSLSVSFIPVFMEAKAADPHGPRAQNLANGLYTLLLVFLGALTLLGIAFADPLFQVLLSDTYGASPEKWELTVRMGRIMFGFIFFILTYAYFMGLLNALGSFGLPAVASALLNVSMLAFTFMPAHWFPRAGDGLAWGVLVGGILQASVVWWALRSTGHLPRFKFTGWSADLKAVFRNLVPGLVGMGLTQFTTLINLYFASSLPEGSISYIYWADRLLELPLSLVSVSLGAALLPTLSDLASSKDREKFLATAQDGFLMNLFLSLPAALGLYFLAEPIIEVLFLRGRFTANDVVSTAAVLKVYAVSLVLIAGSRVLMPLYYSVKNTWYPAAVSVLSLALHIGMARYWMEERGLQGLIISSTLAALLNFLLLFAALPKWNLSFAGKELFIAITKFLIAGAGLILAIQFHQAFLAWTNGSMKLIALTLTILLAATTYLTIAHALKVPASFLGLHRSKN from the coding sequence GTGTCTCAGGAAGCAAGGGTATTAAAAGAAGATCGCAAAAAGGTCTTCAAAAGAGCCTTTTCCATGGCGTCAGGTACCTTAACTAGCCGCATCTTGGGGCTTTTACGGGATATGGCGCTGGGGGCTTTGTTTGACCGAATGATCACCGATGCCTGGTCGGCGGCCTTCCGTATTCCTAATTTCTTTCGCCGTTTATTGGGCGAAGGCTCCCTTTCCGTGAGTTTTATTCCGGTTTTCATGGAAGCTAAAGCCGCAGATCCCCACGGCCCCCGTGCCCAGAACCTCGCAAACGGGCTTTATACCTTACTGTTGGTGTTCTTAGGGGCTCTGACACTTTTAGGAATCGCCTTTGCCGATCCGCTCTTTCAAGTTCTTTTGTCTGACACCTATGGCGCTAGCCCCGAAAAATGGGAACTCACAGTGCGCATGGGCCGCATCATGTTCGGTTTCATCTTTTTTATCTTAACCTACGCTTACTTCATGGGCCTATTAAATGCCCTTGGGAGTTTTGGTCTGCCGGCGGTGGCGTCTGCTTTGTTAAATGTCTCAATGTTGGCATTTACTTTCATGCCGGCACATTGGTTTCCGCGGGCAGGGGATGGACTTGCTTGGGGAGTTTTAGTCGGCGGAATTTTACAAGCGTCCGTGGTGTGGTGGGCACTAAGAAGCACAGGACACTTGCCGCGATTTAAATTCACCGGCTGGAGCGCCGATTTAAAAGCGGTGTTTCGCAATCTTGTGCCTGGTTTAGTGGGCATGGGGCTTACCCAATTTACGACTTTGATAAATTTATATTTCGCAAGCAGTCTGCCTGAAGGTTCTATTTCTTATATTTATTGGGCGGATCGTTTGTTGGAACTGCCGTTGTCGCTGGTGTCGGTAAGTTTAGGTGCAGCGTTGTTACCTACCTTAAGTGATCTTGCTTCTTCAAAAGACCGCGAGAAATTCTTAGCCACCGCTCAAGATGGTTTCTTGATGAATTTATTTTTGTCTTTACCAGCAGCTTTGGGACTTTATTTCTTAGCAGAACCCATCATCGAAGTTCTATTCTTGCGTGGCCGATTCACAGCGAATGATGTTGTCTCAACGGCCGCTGTATTAAAAGTCTACGCAGTAAGCTTGGTGTTAATTGCTGGCAGTCGAGTGTTAATGCCTTTGTATTATTCCGTGAAGAACACCTGGTACCCAGCCGCAGTTTCAGTATTAAGTTTAGCCCTGCACATCGGCATGGCCCGATATTGGATGGAAGAGCGGGGACTGCAAGGCCTCATCATCTCAAGCACGCTAGCAGCCTTGCTCAATTTCCTTCTACTATTCGCAGCTCTCCCAAAATGGAATTTGTCATTTGCAGGAAAAGAGCTCTTCATCGCAATCACAAAATTTCTCATCGCCGGTGCAGGCCTCATCCTAGCAATCCAATTCCATCAAGCCTTCCTAGCATGGACGAACGGAAGCATGAAGCTAATAGCCCTAACCCTAACAATCCTACTAGCAGCAACAACCTACCTAACCATCGCCCACGCCCTAAAGGTGCCTGCTTCTTTTTTGGGTCTACACCGCAGCAAAAACTAA
- a CDS encoding LptE family protein, producing the protein MPGGYKQISVPIFKNKTQETGIEVAFTNSLAQEFQRSRIARVVDNSLSEVAVIGSIDSVQYLPGAKRVAGDSSTPYLPLGTVIASEYRILLQVTVKVVRQADGTELWSGSFSGERTYAAPQVTLAGVNSVNPLYNLSARRQNIDVMANDIMAEAHDRITENF; encoded by the coding sequence ATGCCCGGCGGGTACAAGCAAATCTCCGTGCCTATTTTTAAAAATAAAACCCAGGAGACGGGGATTGAAGTGGCGTTCACAAACTCTTTGGCACAAGAGTTTCAACGTTCGCGCATTGCTCGTGTTGTGGACAATTCATTATCTGAAGTGGCTGTGATTGGATCGATTGATTCAGTTCAGTATTTACCAGGAGCAAAACGCGTTGCTGGTGATTCTTCAACACCGTATCTTCCTCTAGGAACCGTTATCGCGTCAGAGTATCGCATTCTGTTGCAGGTAACAGTTAAAGTAGTACGTCAAGCTGACGGAACCGAACTGTGGAGTGGAAGTTTCAGCGGAGAGCGTACTTATGCAGCACCTCAAGTAACGCTAGCGGGCGTCAACTCGGTGAATCCTCTTTACAATCTTTCTGCGCGAAGGCAAAACATTGACGTCATGGCGAACGACATTATGGCGGAAGCCCATGACCGTATCACTGAAAATTTCTAA
- the rpsT gene encoding 30S ribosomal protein S20, translated as MANHKSAAKRARQSVRKTAVNNARKSTVKTVEKSLVKAIQAKDVKALPELLKKFTAQVMKAAKSGVIKKETASRKISRLSVRANTAGK; from the coding sequence TTGGCAAATCATAAGTCTGCAGCAAAAAGAGCTCGTCAATCAGTTCGCAAAACAGCTGTTAACAACGCACGCAAAAGCACTGTAAAAACAGTTGAAAAAAGCTTGGTTAAAGCTATCCAAGCAAAAGACGTTAAAGCTCTTCCTGAGTTGTTGAAAAAGTTCACAGCTCAAGTAATGAAAGCTGCAAAATCTGGCGTTATTAAGAAAGAAACTGCTTCTCGCAAAATCAGCCGTCTTTCTGTTCGCGCTAACACTGCTGGCAAGTAA
- a CDS encoding D-2-hydroxyacid dehydrogenase produces the protein MKKKILITDRFAQDSFLYLHQHSQFEVVRSDHPQHLPLEHLVSAHALLIRSRTKIDEELLKKARQLQLIITCTSGFDHIDLEATQKWGVTVMHTPSANIESAAQLTWALVLNCVNNIHQGHKMVKAGDWQRDLITGIELSGRTYGIVGLGRIGSRVAQIAQAFGMNVVAYDPYQDDEVFERLKIPRLSYEEVLKTADVLSFHVPKTLETEHMLNRSQFEYLHRGIVLINTSRGSIINENDLCEALEKGWLRSVGLDVYEKEPLSRNSNLLSYNNVVLTPHIGANTEDAFFKASQVAANKLMAFFIDGSTSDTLPPRAPWYGAAPFKGE, from the coding sequence ATGAAAAAGAAAATTTTAATCACTGACAGATTTGCGCAAGACAGTTTTTTATATCTGCACCAGCATTCTCAATTTGAAGTCGTGCGCAGCGATCACCCTCAGCATTTGCCGCTAGAGCATTTAGTCAGTGCCCACGCTTTATTGATTCGTAGTCGCACAAAAATTGACGAGGAACTATTAAAAAAAGCTCGCCAGTTGCAGCTTATCATCACGTGCACAAGTGGATTTGATCACATCGACTTAGAAGCGACCCAGAAATGGGGCGTGACTGTGATGCACACTCCATCGGCTAACATTGAATCAGCTGCACAGTTAACGTGGGCGCTAGTTTTAAACTGCGTAAATAACATTCACCAAGGTCACAAGATGGTGAAGGCCGGTGACTGGCAGCGGGATCTCATTACGGGGATTGAACTAAGCGGTCGCACTTACGGCATCGTGGGTTTAGGAAGAATTGGTTCACGAGTTGCACAAATTGCTCAAGCCTTCGGCATGAATGTCGTCGCCTATGACCCTTACCAGGATGACGAGGTATTTGAACGCCTTAAAATTCCGCGCTTAAGTTATGAGGAAGTCTTAAAAACGGCCGACGTCTTAAGTTTCCACGTGCCGAAAACATTGGAAACAGAACATATGTTAAACCGATCGCAGTTTGAATATCTTCATCGCGGCATCGTTTTAATCAACACCTCCCGCGGTTCAATCATCAACGAAAATGATTTATGCGAAGCTCTAGAAAAAGGTTGGCTGCGCTCCGTCGGACTTGATGTGTATGAAAAAGAACCTCTTAGCAGAAATTCGAATCTGCTTTCATATAACAACGTGGTTTTAACCCCGCACATTGGAGCAAATACGGAAGATGCGTTCTTTAAAGCATCTCAGGTTGCAGCTAATAAGTTAATGGCTTTCTTCATTGATGGCTCCACTTCTGACACACTTCCCCCAAGAGCTCCGTGGTATGGAGCGGCTCCTTTTAAAGGAGAATAA
- a CDS encoding pyridoxal-phosphate-dependent aminotransferase family protein has translation MTTFDAKYSLLAPGPVNLHPEVRKALALPMIHHRTPEFDKILKKVLAGIKTIFQTTQDVFLLTSTGSGGMEALLVNVLSPGDKVIAINSGKFGERWAEMAKAYGAEVIMIDVPWGKAVDLRIVEGTLKNHPDARAVLCQACETSTAVAHPIEALGKIISAYPETLFLVDAITALGAYPLPMDAWNIDGLVAGSQKAFMLPTGMTFVSLSSKAWKFAEKATTPRFYFDLRKERKANQAGETFYSSNVAIIRALDVVLDMIQKQGLEELFKSIHRKAEFTRVFGQKLGMMLYADSPSDSVTALVVPQKMDGQKIRLHLEETHNITIMGGQDQAKGKIIRIGHMGYIPDEDMVRLIECLGHTLRHFDPGFLSLDHISILTDEAKLWLEQNP, from the coding sequence ATGACAACATTTGATGCCAAATACAGCTTGTTAGCTCCGGGTCCCGTGAACCTTCACCCAGAGGTGCGCAAAGCTTTGGCATTGCCGATGATTCACCACAGAACGCCTGAGTTTGATAAAATCTTAAAGAAAGTTTTAGCGGGAATTAAGACCATTTTTCAGACAACGCAAGACGTGTTTCTTTTGACCTCCACAGGATCTGGGGGCATGGAAGCGCTGCTTGTTAATGTTCTGTCACCGGGCGACAAAGTGATCGCCATCAATTCAGGAAAATTTGGTGAACGTTGGGCCGAGATGGCAAAAGCCTATGGCGCAGAAGTGATCATGATCGATGTGCCGTGGGGAAAAGCCGTTGATCTGCGCATTGTTGAAGGAACATTAAAAAATCATCCCGATGCGCGCGCCGTTCTTTGCCAAGCTTGTGAAACAAGCACCGCTGTAGCGCACCCCATTGAGGCTTTAGGAAAAATTATTAGCGCTTACCCAGAAACTTTATTCTTGGTTGATGCAATCACAGCGCTGGGAGCTTATCCATTACCAATGGATGCGTGGAATATTGATGGCTTGGTCGCAGGTTCGCAAAAAGCTTTCATGCTTCCTACAGGCATGACTTTTGTTTCGTTATCTTCAAAAGCGTGGAAGTTTGCAGAAAAAGCCACAACACCAAGATTTTATTTTGATTTGCGCAAGGAAAGAAAAGCCAACCAAGCCGGTGAAACTTTTTATTCTTCCAATGTCGCGATCATTCGCGCTTTAGACGTTGTTTTAGACATGATTCAAAAACAAGGCTTGGAAGAATTATTTAAATCCATTCATCGTAAAGCAGAATTCACAAGAGTTTTTGGGCAAAAACTAGGCATGATGCTTTATGCGGACTCCCCTAGTGATTCTGTGACAGCTTTAGTGGTCCCGCAAAAAATGGATGGGCAAAAAATTCGGTTGCACCTAGAGGAAACTCACAACATCACCATCATGGGTGGACAGGATCAAGCCAAAGGTAAAATCATTCGCATTGGTCACATGGGCTACATTCCTGATGAAGACATGGTGCGCTTGATTGAATGCCTTGGTCACACGTTAAGACATTTTGATCCAGGCTTCTTAAGCCTGGATCATATTTCGATTTTAACTGACGAAGCAAAACTGTGGTTGGAGCAAAATCCATGA
- the ygiD gene encoding 4,5-DOPA-extradiol-dioxygenase — protein sequence MLDKLMNGPNSERMPVLFIGHGSPMNAIDSNPYTKTLNSLGEKLPKPKAILVISAHWMTEGSWITEMPKPKTIHDFYGFPQELFDVQYPAPGSPEIAKFIRESVQHPRIHADTEMWGLDHGTWSVLRHLYPAADIPVLQLSLHMEKPVEYHIELGKQLSQLRDKGILILGSGNLVHNLRTIRWEPNAQPYDWAVEYDEWLKARLLDRDFSAVLNDFHRTEAGKMSIPTMEHYYPLHYVLGAADSADELKFEYEELQNGSISMRSFSLGRG from the coding sequence ATGTTGGACAAACTAATGAATGGTCCCAATTCCGAAAGAATGCCGGTTTTGTTCATCGGTCATGGCTCACCAATGAATGCGATAGATTCAAATCCCTATACAAAAACATTGAATAGCCTTGGCGAAAAACTTCCGAAACCAAAAGCTATTTTAGTTATTTCGGCTCATTGGATGACGGAAGGCTCATGGATCACAGAAATGCCAAAGCCAAAAACGATTCATGATTTTTACGGATTTCCTCAAGAATTATTCGATGTTCAGTATCCCGCTCCGGGCAGTCCTGAAATAGCTAAGTTCATTCGCGAAAGTGTTCAGCATCCACGAATTCACGCAGACACAGAGATGTGGGGATTGGATCATGGTACTTGGTCAGTGCTTCGCCATTTGTATCCAGCAGCAGACATCCCAGTGCTGCAGCTAAGTCTGCATATGGAAAAGCCCGTCGAGTATCATATAGAACTTGGGAAGCAGCTCTCGCAGCTTCGTGATAAGGGGATTTTAATTTTAGGTAGCGGCAATCTTGTTCACAATTTGCGAACGATTCGTTGGGAGCCGAATGCGCAGCCCTATGATTGGGCGGTTGAATATGATGAGTGGTTGAAGGCGAGATTGCTTGATCGAGATTTCTCTGCGGTGCTCAATGATTTCCATCGGACGGAGGCAGGGAAGATGAGTATTCCGACGATGGAGCATTATTATCCGCTTCATTATGTTTTGGGTGCTGCGGATTCTGCGGATGAATTGAAGTTTGAGTATGAAGAGTTGCAGAATGGGTCGATTTCTATGCGGAGTTTTAGTTTGGGGCGGGGGTAG
- the holA gene encoding DNA polymerase III subunit delta, whose protein sequence is MALIDAQKFYKDLEKGQLAPLYFLFGEEPYLLNQSVERFKYAVLTEGAVDFNYSLFYASDADVVVVRDAVETLPMMAPRRLVILKEAQELTDKEWAEFDSLIDSPVDSTVFVILASRIDKRKKQIRQLLDKADCVEFKKPYENQIPSWINYIAQSLGLTISNDAIHLLHKLVGHHLTEIEAELKKLGDFVGGHRRIEVQDVAQAVSRSKEENVFDFTKAIGENDRVKALEHLVHLLDQGQNEIGIISLVARHVRILLTLKRGMEEGLHGAKLAHYAQVPPYFLESYLDQARLWTAKKLEQTLVVLSETDKALKSSPLSSHIWLENMVLKTCGTTSAHAI, encoded by the coding sequence ATGGCACTGATTGATGCTCAAAAATTTTATAAAGATCTTGAAAAAGGTCAGCTAGCGCCGTTGTATTTTCTTTTCGGTGAAGAACCTTATTTATTAAATCAAAGTGTTGAAAGATTTAAATACGCAGTTCTGACTGAAGGAGCTGTGGATTTTAATTACAGTCTTTTTTATGCAAGCGACGCAGATGTTGTCGTGGTTCGTGATGCGGTTGAAACTTTACCGATGATGGCTCCGCGCCGTCTGGTGATTTTAAAAGAAGCGCAAGAACTGACTGACAAAGAGTGGGCCGAATTTGATTCGTTGATTGATAGCCCGGTGGATAGCACTGTGTTCGTGATCCTTGCTTCACGCATTGATAAACGTAAAAAACAAATCAGACAGCTGCTTGATAAAGCCGACTGCGTTGAATTTAAAAAGCCTTACGAAAATCAGATTCCTTCTTGGATCAACTACATCGCGCAAAGTTTGGGTCTGACGATCAGTAACGATGCTATTCACTTGTTGCATAAACTTGTGGGCCATCATTTAACAGAAATCGAAGCTGAGCTTAAAAAACTTGGCGACTTCGTGGGTGGCCATCGCCGTATTGAAGTTCAAGATGTGGCGCAAGCGGTGTCACGCTCTAAAGAAGAAAACGTTTTTGATTTTACAAAAGCCATCGGTGAAAACGACCGCGTGAAGGCGTTAGAGCACTTGGTTCATTTGTTGGATCAGGGGCAGAACGAGATCGGCATTATCTCGCTAGTGGCTCGCCACGTGCGTATTCTGCTGACCTTAAAGCGCGGCATGGAAGAAGGCCTGCATGGAGCTAAACTTGCTCACTATGCCCAGGTACCTCCGTACTTCCTTGAAAGCTATCTTGATCAAGCCCGACTTTGGACTGCGAAAAAGCTAGAGCAAACTCTGGTGGTCCTGTCAGAGACGGATAAAGCTTTAAAATCATCACCATTGTCTAGCCACATCTGGCTTGAAAACATGGTTCTTAAGACTTGTGGGACAACCTCTGCCCACGCTATCTGA
- a CDS encoding PilZ domain-containing protein codes for MRYEDKSGSFRRQYPRRDFSRKIGVLCDGSYFVCDSREIGEGGMSIRSEYILTEGHQVVLSFQVPNGNFVFLRGTIVSTQKKQGDGTVTHGLSFNEIDFSIKRQIRSYVSARADSA; via the coding sequence ATGAGATACGAAGACAAAAGTGGCAGTTTCCGCCGCCAATATCCACGACGTGATTTTTCGCGCAAAATAGGAGTCCTTTGCGACGGCAGTTATTTTGTGTGTGATTCACGGGAAATCGGTGAGGGGGGGATGTCTATTCGCTCAGAATACATTCTGACGGAAGGCCATCAAGTTGTCTTGAGTTTCCAAGTTCCTAACGGAAACTTCGTTTTCTTGCGCGGTACGATTGTATCAACGCAAAAAAAACAGGGTGACGGTACCGTCACCCATGGTTTGAGCTTTAACGAGATCGATTTCTCAATCAAACGTCAAATTCGCTCTTATGTTTCTGCCAGAGCAGATTCAGCTTAA
- a CDS encoding NAD(P)-dependent alcohol dehydrogenase, translating into MIKAKGIAAQAAKAPLGPFDFERRDPKDHDVVIDIKFCGICHSDIHTVRDEWGAARYPIVPGHEIAGVVRAIGPKVTNFEVGDHVGVGCFVDSCRECTNCKQDLDNYCLNGMNSTYNGFEKDGKTPTQGGYSDVIVVDENYVLRIPKSLPLDKAAPLLCAGITVYSPLMHWKAGPGKKVGVVGLGGLGHMAVKIARAMGAEVTVLSHSDKKKEDALRMGAHHFISSSDKGAFQNRAGSFDLIINTVSSADLNLATYFALLKLDATLVSVGAPDKPLSIHPISLIMQRRNYAGSLIGSIKETQEMLDFCAKHNITPEIEMVKADQVNEAYERVLKSDVRYRFVIDIATV; encoded by the coding sequence ATGATTAAAGCAAAAGGCATTGCTGCACAGGCTGCGAAAGCGCCACTAGGCCCGTTTGATTTTGAACGAAGAGATCCTAAAGATCACGATGTAGTGATCGATATTAAATTCTGCGGGATATGCCATTCTGATATTCATACGGTGCGCGATGAGTGGGGAGCGGCGAGATATCCGATCGTTCCCGGGCACGAGATTGCGGGCGTCGTTCGTGCCATTGGTCCTAAGGTTACAAACTTTGAAGTGGGTGATCACGTTGGCGTGGGTTGTTTTGTTGATTCCTGTCGTGAATGTACGAACTGTAAGCAGGATCTTGATAACTATTGTTTGAACGGAATGAATTCGACCTACAACGGTTTTGAGAAGGATGGCAAAACGCCGACACAAGGCGGTTATTCTGATGTCATCGTCGTTGATGAAAATTATGTCTTAAGAATTCCAAAATCGTTACCACTGGATAAAGCCGCACCGTTGTTGTGTGCAGGGATCACGGTTTATTCACCGCTCATGCATTGGAAGGCGGGCCCAGGTAAAAAAGTTGGTGTAGTCGGTTTAGGCGGGCTTGGTCACATGGCCGTTAAAATCGCGCGCGCTATGGGTGCTGAGGTCACAGTCTTAAGCCATTCAGATAAGAAGAAAGAAGATGCATTAAGAATGGGCGCTCATCACTTTATTTCTTCGAGCGACAAGGGTGCATTTCAAAACAGAGCGGGGAGTTTTGATCTAATCATCAATACAGTTTCGTCAGCGGACTTAAACTTAGCCACGTACTTTGCACTTTTGAAACTGGATGCCACGCTGGTCTCGGTCGGAGCGCCTGATAAGCCACTCTCTATCCATCCAATTTCGCTGATCATGCAACGACGAAATTATGCGGGTTCGCTGATTGGTTCAATAAAGGAAACGCAGGAGATGTTGGATTTCTGCGCCAAACACAACATCACACCAGAAATTGAGATGGTGAAAGCCGATCAAGTGAACGAAGCCTACGAGCGCGTTCTAAAGAGCGACGTTCGTTATCGCTTTGTGATCGACATTGCGACCGTATAA
- a CDS encoding adenylosuccinate synthase → MAGIVVVGAQWGDEGKGKLIDVFAEKADMVVRYQGGANAGHTLVVNGQKTVLHLVPSGILRPDTTCVIASGVVVDIFSIRDEIKKLKAAGFLQNPKQLMISDTATIILPYHKALDAAREAALSDSKIGTTGKGIGPAYEDRASRRAVLFGDIFDRENLKAKIELALREKNFMLENYYKTTAFKLEDLLNEVQSVADELAPYRAKDTSLFINRNLKSGKRVLFEGAQGTMLDIMHGTYPFVTSSSTLASNACASAGIGPMNVNKVIGVFKAYTTRVGSGPFPTELTDEVGQKIQADGHEFGSTTGRSRRCGWLDLVALKYAIRVNGITNLAMMKLDVLTGHERIGVCTAYKLNGEIITELPTSPYELEKVEPVIEWIPGWTQDLTKVKTLSDLPRPCTNYIDYLGSQLGTPIDVISVGPGREQTLWVKPLFNN, encoded by the coding sequence ATGGCAGGTATTGTTGTTGTCGGGGCCCAATGGGGCGATGAAGGCAAAGGTAAACTCATCGACGTTTTTGCAGAGAAAGCCGATATGGTTGTCCGCTACCAAGGTGGCGCCAACGCAGGACACACTCTGGTAGTTAACGGTCAAAAAACGGTTCTTCACTTAGTTCCCAGCGGAATTCTTAGACCAGACACAACGTGCGTGATCGCTTCAGGTGTTGTGGTAGATATTTTCTCTATCCGCGATGAAATCAAAAAACTAAAAGCTGCAGGCTTTTTGCAAAATCCAAAACAACTAATGATCTCTGATACAGCGACGATCATTCTTCCCTACCACAAAGCTTTGGATGCTGCCCGTGAAGCTGCGTTGAGCGACAGCAAAATCGGCACAACAGGAAAAGGTATTGGACCTGCCTACGAAGATCGCGCTTCAAGAAGAGCGGTTTTATTCGGCGACATCTTTGATCGCGAAAACCTAAAAGCAAAAATCGAGTTAGCATTGCGTGAAAAGAACTTCATGCTTGAAAACTACTACAAGACGACAGCTTTCAAATTAGAAGACTTGTTAAACGAAGTGCAAAGTGTCGCTGATGAGTTGGCTCCGTACCGTGCAAAAGACACAAGCCTTTTCATCAATCGCAATTTGAAATCAGGAAAAAGAGTTCTATTCGAAGGCGCGCAAGGAACGATGTTAGATATTATGCACGGAACATATCCGTTCGTAACAAGCTCTTCGACATTGGCTTCAAACGCGTGCGCAAGTGCGGGTATTGGCCCGATGAACGTGAACAAAGTGATCGGCGTATTTAAAGCCTACACGACTCGCGTAGGAAGCGGTCCATTCCCGACTGAATTAACGGATGAAGTTGGTCAAAAAATTCAAGCTGACGGTCACGAATTCGGTTCTACGACTGGTAGATCAAGAAGATGTGGTTGGTTAGATCTAGTGGCGCTTAAATACGCAATTCGCGTGAATGGCATTACCAATCTAGCGATGATGAAGTTAGACGTGTTAACGGGACACGAGCGCATTGGCGTGTGCACAGCGTACAAATTAAACGGCGAAATCATCACAGAGCTTCCGACTTCTCCATACGAATTAGAAAAAGTAGAACCAGTGATCGAGTGGATCCCTGGATGGACGCAAGATTTAACGAAAGTAAAAACACTTTCGGATTTGCCACGTCCATGCACGAACTACATCGACTATTTAGGTTCACAATTAGGAACACCGATCGACGTAATTTCCGTTGGACCGGGCCGTGAGCAGACGCTGTGGGTAAAGCCTTTGTTCAATAATTAA